The DNA region TCGGCGATGTGGCGTACGCGTTCCCCGTGCTCGCGACGATCGCGCTCGGACGCGTTATCCGGATGGATACGTCGGCGGCCGAGCGTGCGCCGGGCGTCATCCACGTGATCACCGCGAAGAACGTACCGCCGCAGGACACGTCGTCGGACGATGCCATTCCTCAGCTCGTCGGCGATGAGATCAGGCACTACGGCCAACCCGTCGCGCTGGTCGTTGCAAAGTCTTATGAACAGGCGCGCCATGCCGCCGGACTGATCCGGCCGGAATACGACGGGAAGCCTGGACGCTTCGATCTCGTGGCCGGTATCGACGGTGCGCGCAAGCCGGAGGATCTGTCCTTCGCGAAAGCCGATACCAGCAAGGGCGACTTCGATGCCGCCTACGCAAAGTCGCCTCACCAGCTGGACGTGACGTACACCACGCCGTTCCAGTTCCATGCCGCGATGGAGCCGCACGCCACGATCGCCAGCTGGGACGGCGACCGGCTGGTTGTCCAGACGTCGAACCAGATGCCTACGCCAGGGCGCAAGGCGCTCGCGGCCACGCTTGGTATCGAGCCCGAAAAGGTCAGGCTTCTCTCCGCTTATATCGGTGGCGGCTTCGGTAGCAAGCTCGATGTACAGCCCGACGCCGTGCTGGCCGCGCTGGCCGCCAGGGCCACGGGCCGCAAGGTCAAGCTTGCCCTCACCCGCCAGCAGCTCTTTCACGTCGTGGGGCACCGCACCAACACCGTGCAGCGCGTTCGCCTGGGCACGGATGCGCAGGGCCATATCCTTGCCGAGGCGCATGAAGCGTGGTCGGGTAACGAGCCCGGCAACGATGAATTCGAACCGACGGTGCTCGGCACGCGTTCCCGCTATGCGGGCGAGCACCGCAGGAATACGCACCGCCAGGTCGATCTGGACCTGCCGCCCGCCATTTCGATGCGCGCGCCGGGCGAGGCGGTCGGCCTGCTCGCGCTCGAAGGCGCCATGGATGAGCTGGCCGTCGCGCTCGACATCGACCCGATCGAATTGCGCGTCCGCAACGAGCCCCCCGTGGATCCCGAACTCGGCGTCCCTTTTTCGTCCCGCCAGGTCGTCGAATGCATGCGTGAAGGCGCATGTCGCTTCGGCTGGGATAAACGCATCGCCAAACCCGGGCAGGTCCGTGACGGACGCTGGCTGATGGGCATGGGCATGTCGTCCGCCGTACGCGGAAACATGCTGCAGGCATCGAAAGCGCACGTCCATCTGGATGCCACCGGTCAGCTCACCGCCCGGATGGCCATGACGGATATCGGCACGGGCTCGTATACGGTATTCACGCAGATCGCCGCGGACCTGCTCGGCTTGCCGATGGAGCGCGTCACCATTTTGCTCGGCGACTCGGATTTCCCCGAAACCCCGGGTTCAGGCGGTTCGTTCGGCGCCGCCAGTGCCGGGTCAGGCCTGTATGACGCGTGCATGCAGCTTCGCACCCGGCTTTGCCAATCGGCAGGCATCGATCCCGCACATGCGCGCTTCGAAGACGGACACGTCTCCCATGGCGACAAGCGCGTGAGCTATTCGGCCATTGCGGGCGTCGACGGCCTGTCCGCCGATGGCGGCATCGAGCCCGGCAGTAACAACAAAAAGTACAACCAGAACTCGTATGGAGCCTTCTTCGCCGAAGTGGGCGTCGACATGGATACGGGCGAGATCCGTCTGCGCCGCATGCTCGGCGTGTTTGCCGCCGGCCGCATACTCAATGCGAAAACCGCGCGGTCGCAGGCATTGGGGGGCATGATCTTCGGCGTCGGCTCCGCACTGTCCGAGGAGATCGTGCTCGATCCGCGTCACGGCGCTTTCGTCAATCACGATCTCGCGGAATACCACGTGCCGGTCAACGCGGACATCGGCCCGATGGAGGCGATCTTCCTGCCTGAACTGGATGACAAGGCCAATCCCCTGAAGATCAAGGGACTCGGCGAGGTCGGTATCTCGGGAGCGGGCGCTTGCATCGCCAATGCGGTGTACAACGCGTGCGGCGTGCGCATCCGCGACTATCCGCTGACGCTGGACAAGGTTCTAGCAGGCATGGCGGAGACATCCTCCTGACGGGGGATTTTCCGCACTGCGTCACACGGAACCTGAAAAAAAGGGCTCGAAATGCAAAAAAACTTCGCGGACCCTATTTTCAGCGGACGAAAGCAACGCTAGAGTGAGTCGCCCGCTGGGCACCGGCCGGAAAGGCCGCCTCATTCGATTCAAGTGACAAGGATAACCATGGCCACGACCAAAAAAACGGCGGCGAAGAAGGCTGCCAAGGCTCCCGCCAAGGCCGCCGTGAAGGCTGCTAAGGCCCCGGCTGCTCTCAAGCCGATCAAGGATCCGCTTTCGAAGTCCACGCTCGTCTCGCACATCGTCGAGCAGAGCGGCGTCGACAGCAAGAGCGTCAAGGCTGTTCTGGCCTCGCTCGAAGGCGCGATCAACGCGTCGGTTCACAAGAAGGGCGCTGGCACGTTCACGCTGCCCGGCCTGCTGAAGATCACCTCCGTCGCCGTTGCGGCCAAGCCGAAGCGCAAGGGTAAGGACCCGTTCACGGGTGAAGAGCGCTGGTTCGCCGCCAAGCCCGCCTCGGTCAAGGTCAAGGTCCGTCCGCTCAAGAAGCTCAAGGACGCGGCCGCCTGATCTCTCGCGGAGGCCTTCGCCTTCGCGACCGACGAGGTACCCGAAAGCCTCCGCCCTAACGGCGGAGGCTTTTTTCATGGGTCCGTGCCGAAGGTCATGCTTGACTACACGTGTCGTCAGGCGCAGGCTGATTACATCTGTAGTCAGGAGCGGTGGCATGCGCAACAAGACCGTGGGCGATCAGGAACTCGCCCTTCTCCAGCACATCGAGGAAACACCGAAATCGTCGGTCGCGGAGGTGTGTGCCGCCTTCGGGGAGAGCCGTGGCCTGGCTCGCTCCACGGTGCTGACGATGATGGAACGCCTGCGTGCGAAGGGGTATCTCACGCGCCGGCACGTCGACGGCATGTACCGTTACAGCGTGACCAACGGCAGCGGAGAAGTGATGACCGGCGCCGTGGCCCGCTTCGTCGAGAAGACGCTGCAGGGTTCGGTGTCGCCCTTCGTCGCCTGGATGTCCGAACGCGGCCAGGTCAGCGACAGCGAACTGGCGGAACTCGAAGCGCTCGTCGATACCCTGCAGTCGCGACGCAAGGGGCGCTGACATGGAGGCTCTCTTCGATACGCTGCTCTCGCGCCTCGTCCATGCCTCGGTGCAGGCCGTGCTGCTGGCCGGCGTGGTGTACGCCGTGTGCCGCCTCGTTCCCACGATGTCGGCCTCGGCGAAGGCGACCTTGTGGTGGTTGCTCGGCGCCCAGCTGATCGCAGGCATCGTGTCGCCGACGCTGCTCGGCCTCCCGCTGTTGCCCGCGGCGACGATCGCCCCCGTCGAGCCCGTGACGACCATCGCGCCGCTCACCCTGCCCGGCGCCATGGATACGATGCCCGCCGGCGATGGCACCGTCTCGTGGACGGCCACGTTGCTGTTCATCTGGCTGCTGGCCGTCGCGGTTCAAGCCGCTGTCGCCAGCCTGCGCTGGCGCAGGCTGGCGGGGGTGGTGCATCGCGCGATGCCTCACGACGACGTCCGCATCGAAACGCTTTGCGCCCGTCGCGCCCGCGAGACGGGCCTTCACCGGTCACCCCGACTCGCGGTATCGCCCGAAGTGGATTCGCCTCAGGTCGTCGGCCTGCGGCACCCGACCATCCTCCTGCCGCTCGAGGTACGCCTCAGCGACGAAGATCTCGATCTCGCGCTGATGCACGAACTCGCGCACGTGCGCCGTGGCGATCTGATGCTCGGCTGGATCCCCGCGATCGCCCGCGCCCTGTTCTTCTTCCACCCCGTGGTTCACTTCGCCGTACGCGAGTACGCCCTTTGCCGTGAAGCCGCGTGCGACGCGCTGGTCGTATCGCGGGGCGGCACGATCACGAAAACGTACGGCCGCCTGCTGCTGCGGCTCGGCGTGACTCCGCCTCCGCATCACGCGCTGCCCGGTGCCTCGCCCACCTTTCATTCGCTGAAGAGGAGACTGCTCATGCTCGCTCAGGCCAACGATAGTCATCCCCGTGTGCTGACCTGGTGCCTCGTCGCCGCGATCGCCGCCGTGGGTGTGTTCCCGTGGCGCGTGGTGGCGGCGGACCAGAGCAAGACGACGGTGTCGCGCTTCTACATGCCGCCACCGCCCACGCCACCGGCGCCGGCACCCGCCGCCACACCCGCGCCAGCGGCTGCGCCCGCACCGATGTCCGCCACGTCGCTGGTCGCGCCCGTGGCACCTGTCGCGCCAGTGGCACCCGTTGCGCCCGTTCAGGCCTCGGTACCGCCGGCACCGCCAGCCCCGCCGGCGCCCGCGGTATGGTCGGAAGACGTTCATGGTGAGCCCACCAACGGCTTCTTCTACTTCTCCAACGACATTCACGTCGCCAGTGGCAGCAGCAGCGATTTTCAGCGCGCGGAGGCCGCTTACCGGGATGTCGGCAAAGACTTTGTGTGGTTCCGTCAAGGCAGGCAGGCCTGGGTGATCCGCGACCCCGCGTACGTGAAACGCATTCACCAGGCCTACGCGGCGCCGTCAAAGCCCGCCGACATGGCCGCGATCATGGCGGACCAGCAGGCCGGACTGGACCGGAAGCAGGAAGTGCTCAGCGAGCAGATGGCGAAGCTGAGCGCGAAACAGAGTGAGCTGATCTCGAAACAGATGACGTCGACCGGTCCGCGCGATGAAGCCGCCTATGTGGCCGGTAACGACGCCATCGGCCGCGAGCAGGCCGCCATCGCGCGGCAGATGGCACAGATCGGGCAGCAGCGCGCACTGCAAGGCAAGACGATGGCCGAATGGGGCCGCAGGCAGGCCGACGCATCGCGCAAGGCCTCCGAGGAAGTGAGCACGATCCTGGCCGAGGCGATCCGCAACCACGCCGCCCAGGCCGCACGCTGACGTATCCGCACACCTCCGGTATGGTGAAGGAATTTCCCCTACCGGAGGCACCATGCGACTTGAATCGGACACGGTCATCCAGACCCGCGCGTTGCTCTTCGACATGGACGGCACGCTGATCGACTCACGCGTCCTCGTCGAGAAGATCTGGAAACGCTGGTGTGACGAGAACGGTCTGGACTGGCATTACGTCCTCCCCCGTCTGCACGGCGTGCGCATGCTGGATTCGGTGCGCCGTTTCGCCCCGCCGGGTGTGGACGTGAATGCCGCGTACGAGCGCCTGTACAACGAGGAAGTGAACGACGTCGAAGGGATCGTGCCGATTCCGGGCGCACTCGAACTGCTCGCCGCGCTGCCTCAGGAAACGTGGACCATCGTGACCTCGGCCGACACCACCCTGGCCACCGGGCGTCTGGCCGCGGCCGGGATCGTGCCGCCGCCGCTCATGGTCACCGGTGAAATCGTCACCGACGGCAAGCCGCATCCCGAGGGCTACCTGCTCGGCGCAAAACGCATGGGTGCGGCGCCTGAGGACTGCCTGGTCTTCGAAGACGCGAAAGCGGGCATCGATGCGGGACGGGCGGCGGGCTCGCGCGTGATCGCTATCGCAGGCGATCATCCGGAAGAAATCGCGGAAGACGTCGAGTGGATCGCCGACCTGACCGCGCTGCGTTTCGAAAGCTACAAAGAAGGCGTCGTGACGCTGCGCGTGGTCTGAGCGTCAGTAGACATCGCGGCGATAGCGGCCGTCGGCGAGCATGTCGTCGACGGCCCGCTTGCCGAGGATGCCGCGCAAGGCCGCATCCACACCGGGAGCCATCCCCGCGAGGCTGCCGCAGACATAGATCGCCGCGCCGTCGTCGACGTAGCTACGCACGTCATCAGCCGCGGCACGCAGACGGTCCTGCACGTAACGTGGGCCCTGCGTCTCGCGCGACCAGACCAGGTCCAGCCGTTCCACCCGGCCGTCCGCTCGCCATCGCTCCAGCTCATCCACGTGGAGACGATCGACGCCGGCGTGCCGCTCACCGAAGATCAGCCAGTTGCGCACGTGTCCGCGTGCCACACGTTCTTTCAGCAAGGCACGCAAACCCGCGATCCCCGTGCCATTGCCGATCAGCAGCATCGGACGGTCGTCGCCCGGCGCATGGAAGCCTTCGTTACGGCGGACGCGCAGATCGACCGCGTCACCGATATCGGCAAGTGCGGTCAGCCAGCCCGAGCCGAGTCCCAGCGACCCCGTCGCGTCCCGCTGCTGACGGACCACCAGATGCAGGGTTTTATCGGAGGGCAGCGAGGCGATGGAATACTCGCGGTGAGGATGTATCTGTTCATCATCGCGCCCACGACGCGGTCCGATTTCGACAACGTCCCCCGCATCCCAACGCAGATGCGCCGCGTCCACCG from Luteibacter mycovicinus includes:
- a CDS encoding xanthine dehydrogenase family protein molybdopterin-binding subunit gives rise to the protein MRMDTVVGHTPLDDNPGGFTGKPVDRVDGPLKVQGKAAYAAEHGGVGDVAYAFPVLATIALGRVIRMDTSAAERAPGVIHVITAKNVPPQDTSSDDAIPQLVGDEIRHYGQPVALVVAKSYEQARHAAGLIRPEYDGKPGRFDLVAGIDGARKPEDLSFAKADTSKGDFDAAYAKSPHQLDVTYTTPFQFHAAMEPHATIASWDGDRLVVQTSNQMPTPGRKALAATLGIEPEKVRLLSAYIGGGFGSKLDVQPDAVLAALAARATGRKVKLALTRQQLFHVVGHRTNTVQRVRLGTDAQGHILAEAHEAWSGNEPGNDEFEPTVLGTRSRYAGEHRRNTHRQVDLDLPPAISMRAPGEAVGLLALEGAMDELAVALDIDPIELRVRNEPPVDPELGVPFSSRQVVECMREGACRFGWDKRIAKPGQVRDGRWLMGMGMSSAVRGNMLQASKAHVHLDATGQLTARMAMTDIGTGSYTVFTQIAADLLGLPMERVTILLGDSDFPETPGSGGSFGAASAGSGLYDACMQLRTRLCQSAGIDPAHARFEDGHVSHGDKRVSYSAIAGVDGLSADGGIEPGSNNKKYNQNSYGAFFAEVGVDMDTGEIRLRRMLGVFAAGRILNAKTARSQALGGMIFGVGSALSEEIVLDPRHGAFVNHDLAEYHVPVNADIGPMEAIFLPELDDKANPLKIKGLGEVGISGAGACIANAVYNACGVRIRDYPLTLDKVLAGMAETSS
- a CDS encoding HU family DNA-binding protein; translation: MATTKKTAAKKAAKAPAKAAVKAAKAPAALKPIKDPLSKSTLVSHIVEQSGVDSKSVKAVLASLEGAINASVHKKGAGTFTLPGLLKITSVAVAAKPKRKGKDPFTGEERWFAAKPASVKVKVRPLKKLKDAAA
- a CDS encoding BlaI/MecI/CopY family transcriptional regulator — encoded protein: MRNKTVGDQELALLQHIEETPKSSVAEVCAAFGESRGLARSTVLTMMERLRAKGYLTRRHVDGMYRYSVTNGSGEVMTGAVARFVEKTLQGSVSPFVAWMSERGQVSDSELAELEALVDTLQSRRKGR
- a CDS encoding M56 family metallopeptidase → MEALFDTLLSRLVHASVQAVLLAGVVYAVCRLVPTMSASAKATLWWLLGAQLIAGIVSPTLLGLPLLPAATIAPVEPVTTIAPLTLPGAMDTMPAGDGTVSWTATLLFIWLLAVAVQAAVASLRWRRLAGVVHRAMPHDDVRIETLCARRARETGLHRSPRLAVSPEVDSPQVVGLRHPTILLPLEVRLSDEDLDLALMHELAHVRRGDLMLGWIPAIARALFFFHPVVHFAVREYALCREAACDALVVSRGGTITKTYGRLLLRLGVTPPPHHALPGASPTFHSLKRRLLMLAQANDSHPRVLTWCLVAAIAAVGVFPWRVVAADQSKTTVSRFYMPPPPTPPAPAPAATPAPAAAPAPMSATSLVAPVAPVAPVAPVAPVQASVPPAPPAPPAPAVWSEDVHGEPTNGFFYFSNDIHVASGSSSDFQRAEAAYRDVGKDFVWFRQGRQAWVIRDPAYVKRIHQAYAAPSKPADMAAIMADQQAGLDRKQEVLSEQMAKLSAKQSELISKQMTSTGPRDEAAYVAGNDAIGREQAAIARQMAQIGQQRALQGKTMAEWGRRQADASRKASEEVSTILAEAIRNHAAQAAR
- a CDS encoding HAD-IA family hydrolase; the encoded protein is MRLESDTVIQTRALLFDMDGTLIDSRVLVEKIWKRWCDENGLDWHYVLPRLHGVRMLDSVRRFAPPGVDVNAAYERLYNEEVNDVEGIVPIPGALELLAALPQETWTIVTSADTTLATGRLAAAGIVPPPLMVTGEIVTDGKPHPEGYLLGAKRMGAAPEDCLVFEDAKAGIDAGRAAGSRVIAIAGDHPEEIAEDVEWIADLTALRFESYKEGVVTLRVV